In Halobaculum magnesiiphilum, the following proteins share a genomic window:
- a CDS encoding DUF6149 family protein, protein MKLRQNIRHWAAKRALTTPVVGGYVNDKLVGMHTDIFLNKADEDRREERRDHLDDFFDATMDTYVAALDAGYPEAEAREITHVQANFDFFNHGWAEMMEIPSGELEEHYRRYEKFFERYDITIDDPLGEFRPADGVADASGTPERMAEGEFENAVAGFADDAYVEDADGELHVGGTDEPEDVDVSAAPGVDGSDLDESDLDGDEVDDDAQAKAD, encoded by the coding sequence ATGAAGCTCCGGCAGAATATCCGCCACTGGGCCGCGAAACGCGCGCTCACCACGCCGGTCGTCGGCGGCTACGTCAACGACAAGCTCGTCGGCATGCACACGGACATCTTCCTGAACAAGGCCGACGAGGACCGTCGCGAGGAGCGTCGCGACCACCTCGACGACTTCTTCGACGCGACGATGGACACCTACGTCGCGGCATTGGACGCCGGCTATCCCGAGGCGGAGGCCCGCGAGATCACCCACGTGCAGGCCAATTTCGACTTCTTCAACCACGGCTGGGCGGAGATGATGGAGATCCCCAGCGGCGAACTGGAGGAGCACTACCGCCGCTACGAGAAGTTCTTCGAGCGCTACGACATCACCATCGACGACCCGCTGGGCGAGTTCCGCCCCGCCGACGGCGTCGCCGACGCGTCGGGCACCCCCGAGCGCATGGCCGAGGGGGAGTTCGAGAACGCCGTCGCCGGCTTCGCCGACGACGCGTACGTCGAGGACGCCGACGGCGAACTCCACGTCGGCGGCACCGACGAGCCCGAGGACGTCGACGTGAGCGCCGCCCCGGGCGTCGACGGGAGCGACCTCGACGAGTCCGACCTCGACGGCGACGAGGTCGACGACGACGCCCAGGCGAAGGCGGACTGA
- a CDS encoding cupin domain-containing protein translates to MDHVPHDPSGDTEAVDGVHLAQLATGENMSVQHFSIEPGAEVPSHSHHHEQAGYITAGALTFVLADGEEVVCEAGDSYVLAGEEVHGAENRGDERVEGIDVFSPPRPNPDWQE, encoded by the coding sequence ATGGATCACGTACCCCACGACCCGAGCGGCGACACGGAGGCGGTCGACGGCGTCCACCTCGCGCAGCTCGCGACGGGCGAGAACATGAGCGTCCAGCACTTCTCGATCGAGCCGGGCGCCGAAGTGCCGTCGCACAGCCACCACCACGAGCAGGCGGGATACATCACCGCAGGTGCTCTGACGTTCGTTCTCGCCGACGGCGAGGAGGTCGTCTGCGAGGCGGGCGACTCGTACGTCCTCGCGGGCGAGGAGGTTCACGGCGCCGAGAACAGGGGGGACGAGCGCGTGGAGGGGATCGACGTGTTCAGCCCGCCGCGGCCGAACCCCGACTGGCAGGAGTAG
- a CDS encoding DUF5817 domain-containing protein, with protein sequence MYAVVGCRSCGTYWLVSDPDAQESATCPRCDTRHPTDRLKRFYESEDRAAAAQARAKLLADKRGQSGAFERAGSVAELERELEGFEGAVDDREYLEASGLDADEVAAAGSDDAGGSRSRDEIVRDAIREGNATEEAVVAYATDHGVPAEAARDILDRLARRGEATESGGEYRLL encoded by the coding sequence ATGTACGCGGTCGTCGGCTGTCGCTCCTGTGGCACCTACTGGCTCGTCTCGGACCCGGACGCTCAAGAATCGGCGACGTGCCCGCGCTGTGACACGCGACACCCGACAGACCGGCTCAAACGCTTCTACGAGTCCGAGGACCGGGCAGCCGCGGCGCAGGCGCGGGCGAAGCTGCTCGCCGACAAGCGCGGGCAGTCGGGGGCGTTCGAGCGCGCCGGATCGGTCGCCGAGCTGGAACGCGAACTGGAGGGGTTCGAGGGCGCCGTCGACGACCGCGAGTACCTCGAGGCCTCGGGGCTCGACGCCGACGAGGTCGCGGCCGCCGGCAGCGACGACGCCGGCGGGTCGCGCTCGCGCGACGAGATCGTCCGAGATGCTATCCGCGAGGGCAACGCGACCGAGGAGGCCGTCGTCGCGTACGCGACCGACCACGGGGTCCCCGCCGAGGCCGCCCGCGACATCCTCGACCGGCTCGCGCGCCGCGGCGAGGCGACCGAGTCGGGCGGCGAGTATCGACTCCTGTAA
- the hmgA gene encoding hydroxymethylglutaryl-CoA reductase (NADPH) — MTDTDAEELAGRVLDGDLRLYELEEHADADTAAAARRLLVEDHSGADLSVSGDYGFPAEAADANIENMLGAVQIPLGVVGPVAIDGGVISGEHYLPMATTEGALLASVNRGCAALNTAGGAGARVLKNRMTRAPAFRVADVAEAEALSSWVRDNTEALREAAESTTSHGELKEATPYVVGNTVFVRFAYDTKDAMGMNMATIATEEACDVIEAETSASLVALSGNLCTDKKPAAINAVEGRGRTVAADVTIPRETVRETLKTTPEAVAEVNTRKNLVGSAKAGSLGFNAHVANSVAAMFLATGQDAAQVVEGANAITTAEVDGDGDLYVSVTIASLEVGTVGGGTKLPTQSEALEVLGIRGGGNPAGSNADALAEAVAVAALAGELSLLSALASRNLSSAHASLGR; from the coding sequence ATGACCGACACCGACGCCGAGGAACTCGCCGGGCGCGTTCTCGACGGCGATCTCCGCCTGTACGAGCTAGAGGAACACGCCGACGCCGACACCGCCGCGGCGGCGCGACGGCTGCTCGTCGAGGACCACTCCGGCGCCGATCTCTCCGTCAGCGGCGACTACGGCTTCCCCGCCGAGGCCGCCGACGCGAACATCGAGAACATGCTCGGGGCGGTCCAGATCCCCCTGGGCGTCGTCGGCCCCGTCGCGATCGACGGCGGCGTCATCTCCGGCGAACACTACCTCCCGATGGCGACGACCGAGGGCGCGCTGCTCGCGTCGGTGAACCGCGGCTGTGCCGCGCTGAACACCGCCGGCGGCGCAGGCGCGCGCGTCCTCAAGAACCGGATGACACGCGCGCCCGCCTTCCGCGTCGCCGACGTGGCCGAGGCCGAGGCCCTCTCCTCGTGGGTGCGCGACAACACCGAGGCGCTGCGGGAGGCCGCCGAGTCGACGACGAGCCACGGCGAGTTGAAGGAGGCGACGCCGTACGTCGTCGGTAACACCGTCTTCGTCCGGTTCGCGTACGACACGAAGGACGCGATGGGGATGAACATGGCGACCATCGCGACCGAGGAGGCCTGCGACGTGATCGAGGCGGAGACGAGCGCCTCGCTCGTGGCGCTGTCGGGCAACCTCTGCACCGACAAGAAGCCCGCCGCGATCAACGCCGTCGAGGGCCGCGGGCGCACCGTCGCCGCCGACGTGACGATCCCCCGCGAGACCGTCCGGGAGACGCTGAAGACGACCCCCGAAGCCGTCGCCGAGGTGAACACCCGCAAGAACCTCGTCGGCTCCGCGAAGGCGGGCAGCCTCGGCTTCAACGCCCACGTCGCCAACTCGGTGGCGGCGATGTTCCTCGCGACCGGACAGGACGCCGCGCAGGTCGTCGAGGGCGCGAACGCCATCACGACCGCCGAGGTCGACGGGGACGGCGATCTATACGTCAGCGTCACCATCGCGTCGCTGGAGGTCGGAACGGTCGGCGGCGGCACCAAGCTTCCCACGCAGTCGGAGGCGCTGGAGGTGCTCGGCATCCGCGGCGGGGGCAACCCCGCCGGCAGCAACGCCGACGCGCTCGCGGAGGCTGTCGCCGTCGCGGCGCTGGCGGGCGAACTCTCGCTGCTGTCGGCGCTCGCCTCGCGCAACCTCTCGTCGGCGCACGCGAGCCTCGGTCGGTAG
- a CDS encoding amidohydrolase, whose translation MTEPADLVVTNAEVHTLAEPDETHEAFAVRDGRVVRLGAAYDVEFLAGADTETIDAEGRVAIPGLIDAHTHLLNAGRTLVHADLSAADSPDEAVESLRERAAEVDTDAGEWVLGFGYDESTWDESRPLTREDLHAVSEIVPVVAVREDMHVASVNDPVFDRLRERMPDGDVRTEGGDPTGVIVEEAVDPVYEAIEPDAEEAEELIRAVQSTANERGVTMVHDMVRQSKAPEVYRDLDLADELTLRVRINYWADHLDSLIDGGLRTNHGSDMVRTGAVKSYTDGTFGGRTAKLHEPYADDPDETGTWVRDPDGIRDLVARADDHDFQVTLHAIGDAAVDAVLDAYENTDDPGDSRHRIEHSELASDEAIERMADLGVVASMQPNFHKWGFEGGLYDDRLGDRRTDANRLPAYLDAGAPLAFGSDCMPLDPLLGVHYAVNAPSEGQSLGVTEALRAYTGGAAYAGFDEDRLGTLESGKRADVVLLDDSPWEQSDRIDEIEAALTAVDGHVVYDGR comes from the coding sequence ATGACCGAACCCGCAGACCTCGTCGTCACGAACGCCGAGGTACACACGCTCGCCGAGCCCGACGAGACGCACGAGGCGTTCGCCGTCCGCGACGGCCGCGTCGTCCGCCTCGGCGCCGCCTACGACGTGGAGTTCCTCGCCGGCGCCGACACCGAGACCATCGACGCAGAGGGCCGCGTCGCGATCCCGGGGCTGATCGACGCGCACACCCACCTCCTCAACGCCGGACGGACGCTCGTCCACGCCGACCTCTCGGCGGCCGACTCCCCCGACGAGGCCGTCGAGTCGCTCCGCGAGCGCGCCGCCGAGGTCGACACAGACGCCGGCGAGTGGGTGCTCGGGTTCGGCTACGACGAGTCGACGTGGGACGAGTCGCGGCCGCTCACGCGCGAGGACCTTCACGCGGTGTCCGAGATCGTGCCCGTCGTCGCCGTCCGCGAGGACATGCACGTCGCGAGCGTCAACGACCCGGTGTTCGACCGGCTCCGAGAGCGGATGCCCGACGGCGACGTGCGAACCGAGGGCGGCGACCCGACCGGCGTGATCGTCGAGGAGGCCGTCGACCCCGTCTACGAGGCGATCGAACCCGACGCAGAGGAGGCCGAGGAGCTGATTCGGGCCGTCCAGTCGACCGCCAACGAGCGCGGCGTCACGATGGTTCACGACATGGTCCGGCAGTCGAAGGCGCCGGAGGTGTACCGCGATCTGGACCTCGCGGACGAGCTCACCCTCCGGGTTCGGATCAACTACTGGGCCGACCACCTCGACTCGCTGATCGACGGCGGCCTCCGCACGAACCACGGCAGCGACATGGTGCGGACGGGCGCCGTGAAGTCCTACACCGACGGCACGTTCGGCGGTCGGACCGCGAAGCTCCACGAACCGTACGCCGACGATCCCGACGAGACGGGGACGTGGGTGCGCGACCCCGACGGGATCCGCGACCTCGTCGCCCGCGCCGACGACCACGACTTCCAGGTGACGCTGCACGCTATCGGCGACGCAGCCGTCGACGCGGTGCTCGACGCCTACGAGAACACCGACGACCCGGGCGACTCCCGCCACCGAATCGAGCACTCGGAACTCGCGAGCGACGAGGCGATCGAGCGGATGGCCGACCTGGGCGTCGTCGCGTCGATGCAGCCCAACTTCCACAAGTGGGGCTTCGAGGGCGGCCTCTACGACGACCGCCTCGGCGACCGGCGCACCGACGCGAACCGCCTGCCGGCCTACCTCGACGCCGGCGCGCCGCTGGCGTTCGGCAGCGACTGCATGCCGCTGGACCCCCTCCTCGGCGTCCACTACGCTGTCAACGCCCCCAGCGAGGGCCAGTCGCTCGGCGTCACCGAGGCGCTGCGGGCGTACACCGGCGGCGCGGCCTATGCCGGATTCGACGAGGACCGACTCGGGACGCTGGAATCGGGCAAGCGCGCGGACGTCGTCCTGCTCGACGACTCGCCGTGGGAACAGTCCGACCGGATCGACGAGATCGAGGCGGCGCTGACGGCCGTCGACGGCCACGTGGTGTACGACGGGCGCTGA
- a CDS encoding winged helix-turn-helix domain-containing protein → MSRSAEEAVDHAGEADLDPAEAFALLGNETRIDILQSLHEATIEREDDRPVAFSELYERTDLDDSAHFNYHLKQLLDHFVRKVECGDDAVDDDPDGADGAGTAAGDAGTAAGDDAVAAGDCVEGYEFRTPGWKVVRSVFAGTFTGRGEVGPFDAPGACYECDGDLEARYANELLTIACTDCGRTPVNYSFPPGGLADRTPDEFLDAFHHHVRHHYCLAADGVCPECMGRMETELVDDIAVPGQEVAVRHTCGRCDNRLTSAVGVNLLDTAPVLTFFSDRGVDLTTEPFWTHPWTVSDVHTTLVSEEPLRVRLDLPCEGDTIRVTVDETLEVLATEVETETETETTAVDAAAED, encoded by the coding sequence ATGAGCAGATCCGCGGAGGAGGCCGTCGACCACGCGGGCGAGGCGGACCTCGACCCGGCGGAGGCGTTCGCCCTCCTCGGCAACGAGACGCGCATCGACATCCTCCAGTCGCTGCACGAGGCGACGATCGAGCGCGAGGACGACCGACCGGTCGCGTTCTCGGAGCTGTACGAGCGCACCGACCTCGACGACAGCGCCCACTTCAACTACCACCTGAAGCAGTTGCTCGATCACTTCGTGCGCAAGGTCGAGTGCGGCGACGACGCTGTCGACGACGACCCCGACGGTGCCGACGGCGCGGGCACAGCCGCCGGCGACGCAGGCACCGCCGCCGGCGACGACGCCGTGGCCGCAGGAGACTGCGTGGAGGGGTACGAGTTCCGGACGCCGGGATGGAAGGTCGTGCGCTCGGTGTTCGCGGGGACGTTCACCGGCCGCGGGGAGGTCGGTCCGTTCGACGCGCCGGGCGCCTGCTACGAGTGCGACGGCGACCTGGAGGCGCGGTACGCGAACGAACTCCTCACCATCGCCTGTACGGACTGTGGGCGCACGCCGGTGAACTACTCGTTCCCGCCGGGCGGGCTCGCCGACCGCACCCCCGATGAGTTCCTCGACGCGTTCCACCACCACGTCCGTCACCACTACTGTCTCGCGGCCGACGGCGTCTGCCCGGAGTGCATGGGCCGGATGGAGACTGAGCTGGTCGACGACATCGCCGTCCCCGGCCAGGAGGTCGCGGTGCGCCACACCTGCGGCCGCTGTGACAACCGCCTCACCTCGGCGGTCGGGGTGAACCTCCTCGACACCGCGCCCGTGCTCACGTTCTTCTCCGACCGCGGCGTCGACCTCACCACCGAGCCGTTCTGGACGCACCCGTGGACCGTCAGCGACGTGCACACGACCCTCGTCAGCGAGGAGCCGCTGCGCGTCCGCCTCGACCTGCCGTGCGAGGGCGACACGATCCGCGTCACCGTCGACGAGACGCTGGAGGTGCTCGCGACCGAGGTGGAGACGGAAACGGAAACCGAAACGACCGCGGTCGACGCCGCCGCCGAGGACTAG
- a CDS encoding HIT family protein — MDQVFAPWRIEWVERDPEEDAIDGCPFCVLPERDDDRASRIVARSERAFVLLNNYPYNPGHVMVIPRVHEGEFPALDDATLLDHARMKQRTMRALDEALDPNGLNAGMNLGGSAAGGSIDDHLHTHIVPRWEGDTNFMPVISDTKVIVEALEDTWERLRDAFAGQEGARVGDDDEAVRIAFE; from the coding sequence ATGGATCAGGTGTTCGCGCCGTGGCGCATCGAGTGGGTCGAACGCGACCCCGAGGAGGACGCGATCGACGGCTGCCCGTTCTGCGTGTTGCCCGAGCGCGACGACGACCGCGCCTCCCGCATCGTCGCCCGCAGCGAGCGCGCGTTCGTCCTGCTCAACAACTACCCGTACAACCCCGGCCACGTCATGGTGATCCCGCGGGTCCACGAGGGGGAGTTCCCCGCCCTCGACGACGCGACGCTGCTGGATCACGCCAGGATGAAACAGCGGACGATGCGCGCGTTAGACGAGGCGCTCGACCCGAACGGCCTCAACGCCGGGATGAACCTCGGGGGGAGCGCCGCCGGCGGCTCCATCGACGACCACCTCCACACTCACATCGTCCCGCGATGGGAGGGCGACACGAACTTCATGCCCGTCATCTCGGACACGAAGGTGATCGTCGAGGCGCTGGAGGACACGTGGGAGCGCCTCCGCGACGCCTTCGCCGGGCAGGAGGGCGCCCGCGTCGGCGACGACGACGAGGCGGTGCGGATCGCGTTCGAGTGA
- the map gene encoding type II methionyl aminopeptidase, giving the protein MSALDEDVLAKYREAGEILTTVMGETRELVEPGATHLEVAEFAEERIREEGAGLAFPVNVSIDEEASHATPERDDETEFGEDVVCLDIGVHVDGYIADAAVTVDLAGETELVEAAEQALEAAVDAAGPGVPVGEIGAEIEDVIEAYDYTPVYNLSGHGVERFDAHTGPNVPNRGVDRSVELEPGQVVAIEPFATTGRGKVGEGNEEEIFELTEDVSVRNRAARQALEQVREFDGLPFAARWLDSSRDEMALRRLARQGAVKGYPVLKEQDGELVSQAEHTIVVTEDGIEVTTEGLFA; this is encoded by the coding sequence ATGAGTGCCCTCGACGAGGACGTGCTGGCGAAGTACCGCGAGGCGGGCGAGATCCTGACGACGGTGATGGGCGAGACGCGCGAGCTGGTCGAGCCGGGCGCGACCCACCTGGAGGTCGCCGAGTTCGCCGAGGAGCGCATCCGCGAGGAGGGCGCGGGGCTCGCGTTCCCGGTGAACGTCTCGATCGACGAGGAGGCGAGCCACGCGACGCCCGAGCGCGACGACGAGACCGAGTTCGGCGAGGACGTTGTCTGTCTCGACATCGGCGTCCACGTCGACGGTTACATCGCCGATGCGGCCGTGACCGTCGATCTCGCCGGCGAGACGGAGCTGGTCGAGGCCGCCGAGCAGGCGCTTGAGGCCGCCGTCGACGCCGCGGGGCCGGGCGTCCCGGTCGGCGAGATCGGCGCCGAGATCGAGGACGTGATCGAGGCGTACGACTACACCCCTGTGTACAACCTCTCGGGACACGGCGTCGAGCGGTTCGACGCTCACACGGGGCCGAACGTGCCGAACCGCGGGGTCGACCGCTCCGTCGAGCTGGAGCCCGGGCAGGTCGTCGCGATCGAGCCGTTCGCGACGACGGGCCGTGGGAAGGTCGGCGAGGGCAACGAGGAGGAGATCTTCGAGCTGACCGAGGACGTGTCCGTCCGCAACCGCGCGGCGCGACAGGCGCTCGAACAGGTGCGCGAGTTCGACGGGCTCCCCTTCGCCGCGCGGTGGCTCGACTCATCGCGCGACGAGATGGCGCTGCGGCGGCTCGCCCGGCAGGGCGCGGTCAAGGGGTACCCCGTCCTGAAGGAACAGGACGGCGAGCTGGTCAGCCAGGCGGAGCACACCATCGTCGTCACCGAGGACGGGATCGAGGTGACGACCGAGGGGCTGTTCGCCTGA
- a CDS encoding nucleoside phosphorylase, with protein sequence MANQPHLLVDEGDVHEIALIPGNPDRVDRIADHCDESELVAENREYRIVNATYDGVDLTICSTGIGCPSAAIAIEELHNVGVETVIRVGTCGGLQTDVEIGDMVVATGSAKEEGTSKRYESETYPAVPDYDTLTALVDAAEANDEEVHVGPIVSDDAFYNESDEYVDDWEEAGLLAIEMEASAVFSLARRRGMNAGAICTADGNLVAGTQKGADSEEELPEKAKNNVGRAIDIALDAVASL encoded by the coding sequence ATGGCAAACCAGCCCCACCTGCTCGTCGACGAGGGCGACGTTCACGAAATCGCGCTCATCCCGGGCAACCCCGACCGCGTCGACCGAATCGCCGACCACTGCGACGAGTCGGAGCTCGTCGCCGAGAACCGCGAGTACCGGATCGTGAACGCCACCTACGACGGCGTCGACCTCACGATCTGCTCGACGGGGATCGGCTGTCCCTCCGCGGCGATCGCCATCGAGGAGCTGCATAACGTGGGCGTCGAGACCGTGATCCGAGTCGGCACCTGCGGCGGCCTCCAGACCGACGTGGAGATCGGCGACATGGTCGTCGCCACCGGCTCCGCCAAGGAGGAGGGAACGAGCAAGCGCTACGAGTCCGAGACGTACCCCGCGGTCCCGGATTACGACACGCTCACCGCGCTCGTCGACGCCGCGGAGGCCAATGACGAGGAGGTGCACGTCGGTCCGATCGTCTCCGACGACGCGTTCTACAACGAGTCCGACGAGTACGTCGACGACTGGGAGGAGGCGGGCCTGCTCGCCATCGAGATGGAGGCGTCGGCCGTCTTCTCGCTGGCGCGCCGCCGCGGGATGAACGCCGGCGCCATCTGCACCGCCGACGGCAACCTCGTCGCCGGCACCCAGAAGGGGGCCGACTCCGAGGAGGAACTGCCCGAGAAGGCGAAGAACAACGTCGGCCGCGCCATCGACATCGCGCTCGACGCCGTCGCGTCGCTGTAG
- a CDS encoding DUF7344 domain-containing protein, which yields MTNESVDQREGGQVESNVTLADDALYRGLASTQRRRLLAILQDEGPDGTSVDELATLLCGWEATETGAMATQSERDRLLVALTHVHLPQLDTIELVEYDPASGTVAPRPLDPEVEELVGRSAAAESSRQA from the coding sequence ATGACGAACGAATCGGTCGACCAACGTGAGGGGGGACAGGTCGAGAGCAACGTGACGCTGGCCGACGACGCGCTCTATCGGGGACTCGCGTCGACACAGCGGCGACGGCTGCTGGCGATACTGCAAGACGAGGGGCCGGACGGAACGTCGGTCGACGAGCTCGCGACGCTGCTGTGCGGGTGGGAGGCGACCGAAACCGGGGCGATGGCGACCCAGAGCGAACGGGATCGACTGCTCGTCGCACTGACGCACGTCCATCTCCCACAGCTCGATACGATCGAGTTGGTGGAGTACGACCCGGCGTCGGGAACCGTCGCGCCGCGGCCGCTCGACCCGGAGGTCGAGGAGCTCGTCGGTCGAAGCGCCGCCGCCGAGTCCTCCCGGCAGGCCTGA
- a CDS encoding DICT sensory domain-containing protein, producing the protein MTVLDSLLASAGNRDHAVTVYRRGAPVQAESLFAAHGIEFEVRTLGPTGPDPFVLIEADGEFVGVIAAADLAHIFDAPVVRPGERDEVPAGYRAIFELFDNTLFASMRRRTLLAVSREIEERAYRIGSGTLRASFQRFSAFRPQVDVYRHLAAETDLDIHVHGADDWDPPAIPGVTYHPVGDGEIGGFWVVAFDGGDGGHACGLVAREESDGYKGVWTDDAGLVEEVLTAVAAA; encoded by the coding sequence GTGACGGTGCTCGATTCGCTGCTCGCGAGCGCGGGGAACCGGGACCACGCCGTCACCGTCTACCGACGCGGGGCGCCGGTCCAAGCGGAGTCGCTGTTCGCCGCACACGGCATCGAGTTCGAGGTTCGGACGCTCGGCCCGACCGGACCCGACCCGTTCGTGCTCATCGAGGCCGACGGCGAGTTCGTCGGAGTGATCGCCGCCGCCGATCTGGCCCACATCTTCGATGCCCCCGTCGTCCGCCCCGGCGAACGCGACGAGGTTCCTGCGGGGTATCGCGCGATCTTCGAGCTGTTCGACAACACGCTGTTCGCGTCGATGCGCCGCCGCACGCTGCTGGCTGTGAGTCGCGAGATCGAGGAGCGAGCCTATCGGATCGGCTCGGGAACGCTCCGCGCGAGCTTCCAGCGGTTCTCGGCGTTCCGACCGCAGGTCGACGTGTACCGCCACCTCGCGGCCGAGACCGACCTCGACATCCACGTCCACGGCGCCGACGACTGGGACCCGCCGGCGATACCGGGGGTCACGTACCACCCGGTCGGCGACGGCGAGATCGGAGGCTTCTGGGTCGTCGCGTTCGACGGCGGCGACGGGGGACACGCGTGCGGGCTCGTCGCCCGCGAGGAGTCGGACGGCTACAAAGGGGTGTGGACCGACGACGCCGGCCTCGTCGAGGAAGTCCTGACCGCGGTCGCCGCGGCGTGA
- a CDS encoding NAD-binding protein: protein MGRLRERLGGRPAVGLVGAAALLSIVTGINRIVAPPGSRLPFLALLPEEATLLAGFTGAITGFLLLVAAYGLRRRLRAGWYAALVLLPLTALQGLVGSTRVGLLLALLSVVALLVLAANRRPFSEEIDLTATQWAALAGLVGSLGYSTAGAYALNEEFTNLATITDAVYFSVVTASTVGYGDVTPTSPLAKWFAMSALVLNVAAFAVALGVLITPAIEARLTTALGRMTDTDIDLLADHVLVLGHGELTEPLIDELIEADAPFLVITPDEAVARVLNERDGVRVLTADPSDEEPLERANVADARAVVAATNNDAEDALAILTARQLNPDVTIVAAATGRENVNKLKRAGADTVISPATIGGHLLVESALQGEDSEAVARRLLDES, encoded by the coding sequence ATGGGAAGGCTGCGGGAGCGACTCGGCGGTCGGCCGGCCGTGGGACTCGTCGGCGCCGCCGCGTTGCTGTCGATAGTCACGGGGATCAACCGTATCGTCGCGCCGCCGGGAAGCCGCCTGCCGTTCCTGGCGCTGTTGCCCGAGGAGGCGACGCTGCTCGCGGGATTCACCGGCGCGATCACCGGCTTTCTCCTGCTGGTCGCGGCGTACGGCCTCCGGCGGCGGCTCCGTGCCGGCTGGTACGCCGCGCTCGTGTTGCTCCCGTTGACGGCGCTGCAGGGGCTCGTCGGGTCCACGCGCGTCGGCCTCCTGCTGGCGCTGCTGTCGGTCGTCGCGCTGCTCGTGCTCGCGGCGAACCGCCGACCGTTCTCCGAAGAGATCGACCTCACGGCGACCCAGTGGGCCGCCCTCGCCGGGCTCGTCGGATCGCTGGGCTACTCGACGGCGGGGGCGTACGCGCTCAACGAGGAGTTCACCAACCTGGCGACGATCACCGACGCGGTGTACTTCTCGGTCGTCACCGCCTCGACCGTCGGCTACGGAGACGTGACGCCGACCTCGCCGCTGGCGAAGTGGTTCGCCATGTCGGCACTCGTACTCAACGTCGCCGCCTTCGCGGTCGCGCTCGGCGTCCTGATCACCCCCGCGATCGAAGCCCGCCTCACGACCGCCCTCGGACGCATGACAGACACAGACATCGACCTGCTCGCCGATCACGTGCTCGTGCTCGGCCACGGCGAACTCACCGAACCGCTCATCGACGAACTGATCGAGGCCGACGCGCCGTTTCTCGTCATCACCCCCGACGAGGCGGTCGCGCGGGTTCTCAACGAACGCGACGGGGTCCGCGTGCTCACCGCCGACCCCTCCGACGAGGAGCCGCTCGAACGAGCGAACGTCGCCGACGCCCGCGCGGTCGTCGCCGCGACGAACAACGACGCCGAGGACGCGCTCGCCATCCTCACCGCCCGCCAGCTCAACCCCGACGTGACGATCGTCGCGGCGGCGACCGGGCGCGAGAACGTGAACAAACTGAAGCGCGCGGGCGCCGACACGGTCATCTCGCCGGCGACGATCGGCGGCCACCTCCTCGTCGAGTCCGCCCTCCAGGGCGAGGACTCGGAGGCGGTCGCTCGACGGCTCCTCGACGAATCGTAA